The bacterium genome contains the following window.
TGCGAATCGCTGCGGGCCTCCTGACCCCGGACTCCGGCACGGTGGCCCTGGCGGGCGACGCGACCGCGGCCTACCTGGAGCAGGGGGCGGCCGAGGAGGCCTGGCGCTCGGGGACCGACGGAGATGAAAGCAGGCGTTCGCTCCTCGTGCGCGGCCTGGACCGCCTGGAACGGACCTTGGGCGCGCTTTGGGAAAGAAGCCTGACCGGCGACACCGGCGCGGTGGACGAGCTGGTGGCCCGGAGTGGCTACGAGAAGGTCGAGCGCGTCTCCCGCCTCACCCGGCGGCTGGGCCTGACCCCGGAGCGGCTGGAGCGCCCGGCGCTCGAGCTCTCCGGCGGCGAGCTGGCCCGCTTCGATCTCGCCCTCCTGTTGGCCGGGGAGCCGGACCTTCTGCTCCTGGACGAGCCGACCAACTTCCTCGACGTGGACGGCCTGGCCGAGGCGGAGAAATTTCTCTCGCGCTACGGCAGGGCCTTCATCGCGGTCAGCCACGACCGCGCATTCCTCGACGCCGCGGTGGGGGGGATTCTGGAGCTGGAGGACGGGCTCCTGCGGCGCTACCACGGCGGTTACACGGATTACCGCCGCCGGCGCGAGGAGGAAATCGCCGCCGCCTGGGAGGATTTCCACCAGGCCAAGCGCGAGCGGAAAAAGCTCCTCGAGGGGCTGAACCGGAGGCTGGGGCTCCTGCACCGGATGGAGGGGGGAGGATTCACCGGCACGGCCCACGCCAACCGGGCCGGCTCGGACACCTTCAGCCGCCGCGCGGCCAAGGTGGCCCGCACCGCCCGGACCGTCAAGCGCCGCGTCGCCCGCCTCGAATCCGACCGGCTGGTCCAGCCCAAGACCTACGGGCTGAAAATCAGGCCGCCGTTGAACTCGCCCGCCCGCGCCGGCGAGGTCATCGCCCGGGCGGAAAATCTACGCTTCGCCCACCCCGGCGGCGCCGAGCTCTTCCACGGCCTCGATTTCACCCTGTACCGCGGCGAGCGGGTCCAGCTCACCGGCCCCAACGGCTCGGGAAAAACGACCCTCCTGCGCCTCCTGTTGAGCGAGCTTAAACCGGCGGGCGGCGCGGCGGGGCTGGGCCTCAACGTGCGCGCCTTCCACGCCGACCAGCGCTCCCTGGGACTGCCCGCCTCCGGGACGGTCTTCTGTGCGCTGCGCCGGAGCACCGAGCTCACCCGCAACGGGATACGCTACCTCCTGGCCAGGCTCCTCTTCCGGCGCGAGGAGGCGGAGAAGCCGGTGGCCTCCCTCTCGGGCGGCGAGCGCGCCCGGCTCTTCCTGGCCGTCGTCTCCGCCACCGACGCCAACCTCCTCATCCTGGACGAGCCGACGGCCCACCTGGACCTCGCGTCAATCGAGGCCCTGGAGGGGGCGCTGGCGCGGTATCCGGGGACGGTGCTCTTCGTCTCCCACGACCGGGCCTTCGGCCGCACCGTTGGTAGTCGCCGATTCACGCTCGCCCCGACGATTTTCTTGAAATCGGAGTGAAAAGCTGCTACTATTAGTCAATTCGCCTGTCAACGCTAGTCCAAGCTATCCCCCCGAGGGGGCAGAACGAAAGGACCTCCAATGAAACGCCTCTTCGTCATTCTTCTGGCTCTGGGCCTCATATCCGGAGCCCTCGCCGTCACGGCGCAGATAGACACCACCGGCAACATGATCAAGGTCGAGCAGCGCTCCACCCAGGAGCTCGAGGGCGGCAAGGCCGTCACCACCATCTTCCTGGAGTGGGGGAACATCAACGAGGTGTCCGGCGTCGGTTTCCACGCCTTCGACGGCTTCGTGGACCCGGAGCACGGTGAGATTGCCGTAACCGACGTGCGCATGTTCGATTCCGGCGGCGCGTACCGCATCGGCTGCGACGACAAGGTCACCAACGAGGGCCCGGACTACGTCGAATGGCGCGCCAGCACCCTGGGCGCCACCGACGGCCTGACAGTCCGCATCGTCAGCGACCGCGACACGGCAATCCACGTCAAGGTGGGCGATTGGTACGGCGAGTTCCAGCTCAAGGCCGGGAAGGTCGTAACCGACTCCCTGCGCGCCACCACCAGTGTCTGGAGCCCCGGCAGCTCTGCCTCCGCGACCGTTCACGTGACCACGACCACCGGCACCAACCGCGCCAACGCCTGGACCAAAGACATGATCATCCTGGTCCGCTGGGGGAATCTGGACAAGTACGACACCACCCCCTTCGAGAGCTTCGACGGCACCGCCACCGTCATCTCGGGCGACGCGACCATCAAGGTCGAGAACTGGGTCAACTGGGAGAAGGGCGGCCAGTACGCCCAGGGCAAGGACGACTCGGTGACCAAGAACGGCCCCAAGGAGATCAAGTGGCGCGCCTCGATCAAGGCCGGCGACACCGACGGCATTGACATCCTGGTTACCCCCAAGTCCGGCACCGTCAAGGTCAAGGTCGTCGTCGGCGACTGGAGCAAGACCTTCACCTTCAAGACGACCACCAGCAGCGGCGGCGGTGGCGGCGGCGGCGTCTGGGGCCCGACCCCCTAAGTCCGACCGTTGATAATAAAGAGGGATCCCAAGGGGTCCCTTTTTATTGGGGGAAGAGGGCCGCCTGCGGGTCGGGGTGAGAGTCGTGGCGGTCCCCCTCTCCCCGTGGGAGCGGCGCGCCGACGGGACCGGGGTGAGGGCTGCATTAGAAAAAAGGGCCGACATGCGGTCGGCCCGAGACCGCGAATCAAACCCGTAGGGGCGACCGTCCACGGTCGCCCGTTCGATTGTAACTCGTAGGGGCCGACCTTCAGGTCGGCCCGCGGGCGGGTGTGGACACCCGCCCCTACGTCATCGCAAACCGGGGTGAGGGGCGCATCGGTTTCCCTCTCCCCGTGGTAGAGGGGTTATGGGTGAGGGCTACATTAGAAAAAAAGGCCGGAATTATCCCGAAAGCGGCGGCCCGTAGAAGGACCGCCCTACGGCATGGCAAGCCCCGTACCGCGCCACGGCTCAACCCCCGGCGCCGTTCCGCTCCAGGCCGCGCAGGCGCCCCAGAAGAGCCCGGATACGCTCCCCCTCCACGGCGTCGGCACGCAGCCGGAGGTACGCCTCCAAGTGCTCGATTCCCCGGGCGTAGTTCGTCGTGACCGCGGCGTAGGTCATCCCCAGGAGGTAATGGGTGTCGGCGTCCCCGGGGTTGAGCTCGAGCTCCTGTTCCAAAACCTCGATGGCCCGGTCGTAGAGCCCGGTTTCGGAGTAGGCCAGCCCCAGGTTGTGGTAGGCCAGGTGGAGGTCTTTTTTTATCTCCAGGACCCGGGTCAGGTCCTTGACCGCCTGGTCGTACCAGGGCTCCTCGACCAGCGGCTCCACGTTGAACCCCCGCCCGCACCAGGCGCAGCGCACCCGGGGCTGAGGGCGGGTCGGGTAGCTCGCGCGCCGGCAGTACGGGCAGCGCAGGACCCTCTCCTCGCGACTTACCGGCGGACCGTCGGTCATCGAAATCCTTTTCTATCGGGTGCCCGGTGGGCTATTATAGCGGAGAGGTGAACCCACCGCCACACCCGAGGAGGGGAAGTGGAGTTCCGACCCGCCGGTCCCGAAGACGCCGAGCGCGTCCGTGAAATCTGCCGCGACATCTGGGAGGGCCGCGACTACCTGATGCGGGCCATTGACCGCTGGATCGCCGAGGGCGGGGTCTACGTGGGAGTCGTGGGAGGCGCCCTCGTCGGGATGTCGCGGATCAAGCGGCTGGGCGCCGACGACTGGTGGCTCGAGGGCCTGCGCGTGGCGCCCGGAAGGCAGGGGAAGGGTTACGGCAGGCTCCTGCACCGGGCCACGATGGAGGAGCTGCGCCGGCGCGCGCGCGGGGTGGTCCGCTTCTGCACCGCCGACACCAACCGCTCGGTGCCGCTGGCCCGCCGGGACGGTTTTACCGAAATTTTAAACCTCCCCTTCCTCGACCGGAGCTACGGGGGGGAAAGTCCCGGGCCGCTGGAGGAGGCGCTGGCGCGGAACGGCGCCCGGGAGGCGAAGCCCGGTGAGCCCGGGTTGCTCGAATTTTTACTCAAGGCCTGCCGGGGGGACTACGCCGGGCTCCTGCCCCGGGGCTGGCACCACCGGACGGCCACGGCGCCCACACTTTCGGAGGAGCTGGCCGGGGCGCGGATTCTGGCCCGGGGCGGCGCCGGAGTCGTCGAGGCGGCACTGGTCTCCAACCCCAGCTCGCAGTACGACGGGGACCTGGACCTGAACCTGGTCGCGGGCCCGCCGGAAGCGGTCGGGAGCCTCCTGCCATGCCTGGGGCCGCTGGCCGTGGAGATGGGGCGGACGGAGGTCGGAGGCGCCGTCCCGGAGAGGTTTGTGGAGAAATTCCTCTCGGCCGGGTTCCGGGTCCCCGAGGGGTTCACGCGGCAGATGGTCTTCGAGCTGCGGTTGCCGTGATGGGAATCGGCGATTTTCTTGCGGGCGACCGTGGAGGACTCGTCCTACCGGTCGCCCCTACGGGTCTGTTTCGCGGTTTACGT
Protein-coding sequences here:
- a CDS encoding ABC-F family ATP-binding cassette domain-containing protein translates to MLQLHAIRKSFGPAEVLRGLDLSVGRRDRLGLVGINGSGKSTLLRIAAGLLTPDSGTVALAGDATAAYLEQGAAEEAWRSGTDGDESRRSLLVRGLDRLERTLGALWERSLTGDTGAVDELVARSGYEKVERVSRLTRRLGLTPERLERPALELSGGELARFDLALLLAGEPDLLLLDEPTNFLDVDGLAEAEKFLSRYGRAFIAVSHDRAFLDAAVGGILELEDGLLRRYHGGYTDYRRRREEEIAAAWEDFHQAKRERKKLLEGLNRRLGLLHRMEGGGFTGTAHANRAGSDTFSRRAAKVARTARTVKRRVARLESDRLVQPKTYGLKIRPPLNSPARAGEVIARAENLRFAHPGGAELFHGLDFTLYRGERVQLTGPNGSGKTTLLRLLLSELKPAGGAAGLGLNVRAFHADQRSLGLPASGTVFCALRRSTELTRNGIRYLLARLLFRREEAEKPVASLSGGERARLFLAVVSATDANLLILDEPTAHLDLASIEALEGALARYPGTVLFVSHDRAFGRTVGSRRFTLAPTIFLKSE
- a CDS encoding GNAT family N-acetyltransferase: MEFRPAGPEDAERVREICRDIWEGRDYLMRAIDRWIAEGGVYVGVVGGALVGMSRIKRLGADDWWLEGLRVAPGRQGKGYGRLLHRATMEELRRRARGVVRFCTADTNRSVPLARRDGFTEILNLPFLDRSYGGESPGPLEEALARNGAREAKPGEPGLLEFLLKACRGDYAGLLPRGWHHRTATAPTLSEELAGARILARGGAGVVEAALVSNPSSQYDGDLDLNLVAGPPEAVGSLLPCLGPLAVEMGRTEVGGAVPERFVEKFLSAGFRVPEGFTRQMVFELRLP
- a CDS encoding tetratricopeptide repeat protein translates to MTDGPPVSREERVLRCPYCRRASYPTRPQPRVRCAWCGRGFNVEPLVEEPWYDQAVKDLTRVLEIKKDLHLAYHNLGLAYSETGLYDRAIEVLEQELELNPGDADTHYLLGMTYAAVTTNYARGIEHLEAYLRLRADAVEGERIRALLGRLRGLERNGAGG